The Thermococcus sibiricus MM 739 DNA window AAAATGGAAGAATATATTGAGCAGACTGTAGAATTGATAAAGCGAGGGTTCGATGAGAAGAAAATAAGAGCGAGACTTCCGAGAGAGCAGGCTGATGAAATAATTGAAATAGCCAGAGCGAGAATAAAAGCAAAAAATAAGTTTTCAAGAAGTGATTTATGGATGGACTTAGAAGGACTTAGATACGCGACTCATGAAATAGTGGCTGATTATAGGGCAAAAAGAGTAAACCCTGAGAGCATAGCAGATGTAAGCTGTGGAATTGGGATTCAACTTATATTCTTCGCAAAATATGCTGATAGGGCTTATGCAGTAGACATTGATGAAAAGAAGCTTTTCTATGCAACGAAAAATGCGGAGAAGTATAGAGTTAAGGATAAGATAACTTTCATTCATGGGGATAGTTTGAGTAAAAATGTTGTTGATAGAATTGATGCTGATGTAATCTTCTCTGACCCTGCTCGACCACCAGAGATGCCTGAAAGAAGGCTTGAAGACCTTTTGCCGAGTCCACTTCAGATTTATGAAGCTTACAAACATAAAACCGATGCGTTTATCTTTGACTTGCCCCCTCAGATAAGAAGAGAAAAGGTACCGTGGAGCGGTGAATTTGAGTATATAGATCTCTATGGAGTACTTAACAGGTTAACCTTTTACTTTGGACCTCTCGCTAAATCAGAGCGTTCTGCAGTTATGTTGCCTAAAGGCCTTAGATTGGAAAGCAATCCTTCTCTTGAGGATATTGTGGAATGGTGTGAAACGCCTAAAAAGTATCTCTACGAAATTCCACAGAGCGTGGATTATGCCGATTTAATTAATGAGCTTTTTCACGAAGTTGATCAAAACATTTGGATGTTAATTAGGGAAAAAAGACGGACACTAGCTACTAGTGAGGAAGAGATAAAAAGCGATTATTTCAAGAGACGCTATATAGTTAGGGGTATCCTTGGGTTCCATCCGGTAAAGATTAATGATTTTCTAAAAAAGGAAGGCTATGGAAGGGTGACACTCAAGCTCTTTATACCTGATAATGAATACTGGAACTTTAGAAGAAAAGTTGAACAGGGTCTGAATGGTGATAAAAGGGCTTATCTTTTTAGATTTAAGGACAAAGCAATAGTGGCAGAGGGAATGGATTAATTCTTTCTCCTTTCGATTGGGATTTCGAGTATTTTCATTCTTTGCACTCTCTTTGAGCCTATGCGAAGGGCCTTGAAGTATTCAACTTGTTCATTGGGTAGGAATCGATCTAATCTTGTAGATTTGAGCTTTTTTTTACTGTTTTTGTGATTCGATGGCCCTTTTCCATTGATTTTAATACTCC harbors:
- a CDS encoding class I SAM-dependent methyltransferase, giving the protein MEEYIEQTVELIKRGFDEKKIRARLPREQADEIIEIARARIKAKNKFSRSDLWMDLEGLRYATHEIVADYRAKRVNPESIADVSCGIGIQLIFFAKYADRAYAVDIDEKKLFYATKNAEKYRVKDKITFIHGDSLSKNVVDRIDADVIFSDPARPPEMPERRLEDLLPSPLQIYEAYKHKTDAFIFDLPPQIRREKVPWSGEFEYIDLYGVLNRLTFYFGPLAKSERSAVMLPKGLRLESNPSLEDIVEWCETPKKYLYEIPQSVDYADLINELFHEVDQNIWMLIREKRRTLATSEEEIKSDYFKRRYIVRGILGFHPVKINDFLKKEGYGRVTLKLFIPDNEYWNFRRKVEQGLNGDKRAYLFRFKDKAIVAEGMD
- a CDS encoding PCNA-inhibitor, whose amino-acid sequence is MNKTLDEFINGSIKINGKGPSNHKNSKKKLKSTRLDRFLPNEQVEYFKALRIGSKRVQRMKILEIPIERRKN